The following proteins are co-located in the Salvelinus sp. IW2-2015 linkage group LG36, ASM291031v2, whole genome shotgun sequence genome:
- the LOC111959306 gene encoding SLIT and NTRK-like protein 5 yields MHLWIVIILLVATSVGIVEMFDNYGEICRRLCACEEKEGILTVSCESRGIVDLSEVSPVYFTTYNLLLTGNLLKRLSANDFVEYNGLTILHLGNNDISDIESGAFNGLQGLKRLHLNNNKIDALKKDFFVGLESLEYLQLDYNYITHVEPNAFSKLRHLDVLILNDNLISTLPTNIFQYVPLTHLDLRGNQLKLLPYSGVLEHMDSVVELQLEENPWNCSCELIALKAWLESISYTALVGDVVCEFPFRLHGRDLDEVSKPELCPRRAIAEYEMRPQAHQTTDAYFRTTPASVTASFPSSAILRSSSRPTKGPRQSGKLKSKPTSRIPSNKPQNYGQIVSYQTKSPVPLDCPTACTCNLQISDLGLNVNCQERKIEHISDLNPKPYNPKKMYLTGNYIPVVRRSDFIEATGLDLLHLGNNRIAHIHDRAFGDLTQLRRLYLNGNLIDRLTVDMFYGLESLQFLYLEYNVIREIVSNTFQHVPNIQLLFLNNNLLKTLPGEIFNGLKLARLNLRNNHLRNLPVSGVLDQLTSLVQVDLFENPWDCRCSIVEMKMWLEQLSTGTVVNNVICGSPKRLFGEDMRYIKTSNFCPNNSDILASLIPPSEETIPGSTITIETSLDDDTHINSVPLSVMILALLLMFIVSVFVAAGLFAAVKKRRQKTLNEQNNSMNACISSLNMEYGLYKKGSVPKVRTSAGHVYEYIPPPTEHTCKSTVYSPSQSKSVGGYRDFDELNGAFLNKHSDEEAGSNAISSEYSISTPEPLNKHSPLQDNHQYYYRDVEPVKPSSYSNALPCMHTAHSSNQYTSDFDIRHQYMHPERIQQTILYCTAPSTVYVEPNRSEYWELKAKLHIDPDYLEVLEKRTTFTQF; encoded by the coding sequence ATGCATCTCTGGATTGTAATTATATTGTTGGTGGCTACATCGGTGGGCATCGTTGAAATGTTTGACAATTATGGAGAGATATGTCGAAGATTGTGTGCCtgtgaggagaaagaggggatacTGACAGTAAGCTGTGAAAGTAGAGGAATTGTCGATCTCTCTGAAGTTAGCCCTGTGTACTTCACAACGTATAATTTACTGCTCACAGGGAACCTTTTGAAAAGGCTCTCCGCCAATGACTTTGTTGAATACAATGGGCTTACAATATTGCATCTCGGCAACAATGACATATCCGACATTGAATCAGGAGCTTTTAATGGACTTCAGGGATTAAAAAGATTACATCTCAACAATAACAAAATCGATGCCTTGAAGAAAGATTTTTTTGTTGGCCTTGAAAGTCTGGAATATCTTCAACTAGACTACAATTACATCACCCATGTCGAGCCAAACGCCTTCAGCAAACTGCGTCATCTGGACGTCCTGATTTTAAATGACAACTTAATTTCTACTCTTCCCACTAACATTTTCCAATATGTCCCTTTGACTCACCTTGACCTGAGGGGGAATCAACTGAAACTGCTCCCATATTCGGGTGTTTTGGAACACATGGACAGTGTTGTGGAATTACAACTAGAGGAGAACCCATGGAACTGCTCTTGTGAGCTGATTGCTCTAAAGGCCTGGCTTGAGAGCATATCCTACACCGCTTTAGTGGGTGATGTGGTCTGTGAGTTTCCATTCCGGCTTCATGGGAGAGATCTTGATGAGGTCTCTAAACCAGAACTGTGTCCCAGGAGAGCTATTGCAGAGTATGAGATGCGTCCCCAAGCACATCAGACCACTGATGCATACTTTAGAACCACACCAGCCTCAGTCACAGCCTCATTCCCATCCTCTGCCATCTTACGGTCCTCGTCAAGGCCCACCAAGGGACCTCGCCAGTCAGGCAAACTAAAGTCAAAACCCACGTCTCGCATCCCCTCCAATAAACCGCAAAACTACGGTCAAATCGTTTCATATCAAACCAAATCCCCTGTGCCTTTGGACTGTCCTACTGCCTGTACTTGCAATCTCCAAATTTCAGACCTCGGTCTGAATGTCAACTGCCAAGAGAGAAAGATTGAGCACATCTCTGACTTAAATCCCAAACCCTACAATCCCAAAAAGATGTATCTCACAGGGAATTATATCCCTGTGGTGCGGAGATCAGATTTCATTGAAGCGACTGGATTAGATTTGCTTCACCTTGGCAACAATCGGATTGCTCACATCCATGACAGAGCCTTTGGGGATTTAACACAGTTACGCAGGCTGTACCTGAATGGGAATTTGATAGACCGCCTCACAGTCGATATGTTCTATGGATTGGAGAGCCTGCAGTTCTTATATTTAGAATACAATGTCATTAGAGAAATTGTGTCAAACACCTTTCAGCATGTCCCCAACATTCAGCTGCTCTTCCTGAATAATAACCTCTTGAAGACCTTACCCGGGGAAATCTTTAATGGGTTGAAATTGGCCAGACTAAATCTTCGCAATAATCACCTCCGCAATCTGCCTGTCAGTGGCGTGTTGGATCAGCTGACATCACTGGTGCAGGTAGACTTGTTCGAGAACCCCTGGGACTGCCGCTGTTCAATTGTGGAGATGAAGATGTGGCTGGAACAGCTCAGCACAGGCAcggttgtaaacaatgtaatctGTGGCTCCCCTAAAAGACTGTTTGGGGAGGATATGCGATACATTAAGACAAGTAATTTCTGTCCCAATAACTCCGATATCCTTGCCTCCTTGATCCCACCCTCTGAAGAAACCATTCCCGGCAGCACTATCACCATAGAAACATCATTAGATGACGACACACATATCAACAGTGTTCCTCTATCTGTTATGATCCTTGCCCTGCTCCTGATGTTCATTGTTTCAGTGTTTGTCGCTGCAGGACTGTTTGCGGCTGTGAAGAAGAGACGTCAAAAGACTCTAAATGAGCAGAATAACTCCATGAACGCGTGCATTAGTTCGTTGAACATGGAGTACGGTCTTTACAAAAAGGGATCCGTTCCAAAAGTCAGGACGTCTGCAGGGCATGTGTATGAGTACATCCCCCCTCCCACAGAACACACATGCAAGAGTACCGTCTATAGCCCAAGCCAGAGCAAGTCAGTGGGTGGGTACAGAGACTTTGATGAGTTGAATGGGGCGTTTTTGAATAAGCACTCGGATGAAGAGGCGGGTAGTAACGCAATAAGCTCTGAATACAGTATTAGCACTCCAGAGCCACTCAACAAACATTCCCCCTTACAAGACAATCATCAGTATTACTACAGAGATGTAGAACCCGTCAAGCCGTCATCTTACAGCAATGCTTTACCTTGCATGCATACTGCCCATTCATCAAATCAGTATACGTCCGACTTCGATATCAGACACCAATACATGCACCCAGAAAGAATACAACAGACAATATTATATTGCACAGCACCAAGTACTGTTTATGttgagcctaacaggagtgagtACTGGGAACTGAAAGCCAAGCTTCATATTGATCCCGACTACCTTGAAGTTCTTGAGAAACGTACAACGTTCACCCAGTTTTGA